Proteins from one Oscillatoria nigro-viridis PCC 7112 genomic window:
- a CDS encoding PQQ-dependent sugar dehydrogenase, with protein MYYLRFLLLILLLPVIACDRATDAIAPAVGDSGPLSQIPSRAPLTNVGTNQIVPTKPLSPQPIRIVATALPQPGASESASKPPQVVPIPASPVLRVPPGFVVNVFADNLDAPRWLALTPTGDVLVTETRQNRITLLRDANGDGVAEVRKTFASAQNGLNIPFGMAFSDRYFFLGNTAEVRRFPYTKGQEQLTGTGQKIADLPGGGYNQHWTRNVVVSPDNSKLFVSVGSQSNADVEPLPRASVQVMNLDGQNKQIFASGLRNPVGLDFHPKTNQLYTTVNERDGLGDDLVPDYLTRIRQGEFYGWPYVYFKPNLLDPRHARNGNSDRPDLAAKTLTPDVLFQGHSAALGLQFYDGKTFPKRFLNGAFVAFRGSWNRNAGTGYKIVFVPFNAANGRPQGYYEDFLTGFLTDPSGPKTWGRPVGLLVLPDGSLLFTEEANNRIYRVQYRG; from the coding sequence ATGTATTACTTGCGTTTCTTGCTGCTAATTCTGCTGTTGCCGGTGATTGCGTGCGATCGAGCTACAGATGCGATCGCGCCTGCTGTGGGCGACAGCGGCCCCCTGTCGCAAATTCCTTCCCGTGCACCGCTGACAAATGTTGGGACAAATCAAATTGTACCGACCAAACCGCTGTCGCCGCAGCCCATCCGTATTGTTGCAACTGCTTTGCCGCAGCCAGGAGCCAGCGAAAGCGCCTCAAAACCTCCTCAAGTAGTACCGATTCCCGCATCGCCAGTCCTGCGAGTGCCTCCTGGCTTTGTCGTCAACGTTTTTGCTGACAATTTAGACGCTCCCCGATGGCTGGCTTTGACGCCGACAGGCGATGTTTTGGTAACAGAAACCCGGCAGAATCGGATTACCCTGTTGCGGGATGCCAACGGCGACGGCGTTGCTGAGGTTCGCAAAACTTTTGCAAGTGCCCAAAACGGGTTAAATATTCCCTTTGGCATGGCTTTTTCCGATCGCTATTTTTTCCTCGGAAATACCGCTGAAGTCCGCCGATTTCCCTACACAAAAGGGCAGGAACAATTGACAGGTACTGGTCAAAAAATTGCCGATTTACCGGGCGGCGGCTACAACCAACACTGGACGCGAAATGTTGTCGTTTCCCCCGACAATAGCAAGCTTTTCGTATCAGTTGGATCGCAGTCTAATGCCGATGTCGAACCGCTGCCGAGGGCGTCTGTTCAAGTGATGAATTTGGACGGCCAGAACAAGCAAATTTTTGCTTCGGGTTTGCGAAATCCGGTGGGATTGGATTTTCACCCAAAAACCAATCAACTCTACACAACAGTCAACGAACGCGACGGTTTGGGAGATGATTTGGTGCCGGATTACTTGACAAGGATTCGTCAAGGCGAGTTTTACGGCTGGCCTTACGTTTATTTTAAGCCGAATTTGCTCGACCCGCGCCACGCCAGAAACGGCAATAGCGATCGACCTGATTTAGCTGCTAAAACATTAACGCCAGACGTGCTGTTTCAGGGGCACTCGGCGGCTTTGGGGCTTCAGTTTTACGACGGCAAAACGTTTCCCAAAAGATTTCTCAACGGGGCCTTTGTGGCGTTTCGCGGCAGTTGGAACCGGAACGCTGGAACTGGTTATAAAATCGTGTTTGTACCTTTTAATGCGGCGAACGGACGCCCTCAAGGTTATTATGAGGATTTTCTGACTGGTTTTCTCACAGATCCGTCGGGCCCGAAAACTTGGGGGAGGCCGGTTGGTTTGCTGGTTTTACCTGACGGGAGTTTGCTGTTTACCGAGGAAGCGAACAACCGGATTTATCGGGTGCAGTATCGCGGCTGA
- a CDS encoding DUF924 family protein, which produces MNEVLDFWFGRSQSPEFGKVHKKWFEKDADFDAEVRSRFMQQYELAASGQLDSWHDSPENCLALIILLDQFPRNMFRGTPQAFATDSKALATAEYAVNHNFDRELLTVQKLFIYLPFQHSENLEHQQKSVQLFRQLSGEPDSDSLIEYAMQHLEPTFRTLNWHTRSWGAPSESISRL; this is translated from the coding sequence ATGAATGAAGTTTTAGATTTTTGGTTTGGTCGATCGCAATCTCCTGAGTTTGGCAAAGTCCACAAGAAATGGTTTGAAAAAGATGCGGATTTTGATGCAGAAGTGCGATCGCGCTTTATGCAGCAATACGAACTCGCCGCCTCCGGTCAACTCGACTCCTGGCACGATTCCCCCGAAAATTGCCTAGCATTAATTATACTGCTCGATCAATTTCCGCGTAATATGTTTCGCGGAACGCCCCAAGCATTCGCCACAGACAGCAAAGCTTTAGCCACCGCTGAATACGCTGTTAATCATAACTTCGATCGCGAATTGCTGACTGTACAAAAATTGTTTATTTATCTCCCTTTTCAACACAGCGAAAACTTAGAACACCAGCAAAAATCTGTCCAACTATTTCGCCAACTCAGCGGCGAACCTGACAGCGATTCACTCATTGAATACGCGATGCAGCATTTAGAACCCACATTCCGCACCCTCAACTGGCACACACGCAGTTGGGGTGCCCCGTCCGAGTCGATCAGTCGGCTCTAG
- a CDS encoding DUF924 family protein — MIIISDERLGRSTPTACVPVEGAECGLEIIQRFGRFPHRNEILGRETTPEEAEFLRQPGSGF, encoded by the coding sequence TTGATTATTATCTCGGACGAGAGACTCGGACGGAGCACCCCAACTGCGTGTGTGCCAGTTGAGGGTGCGGAATGTGGGTTAGAAATAATCCAGCGTTTTGGGAGATTTCCGCACCGCAATGAAATTCTCGGACGCGAAACAACTCCCGAAGAAGCAGAGTTTCTGAGACAACCCGGTTCGGGATTTTAA
- a CDS encoding DUF433 domain-containing protein, which translates to MDWRKLIHPNPKASTSQPAAPETRLSVEFLLGLFAAGWTQQQVLEKYPALTSEKLRAALAGADSQLVSSIANPELQEIIAQIKE; encoded by the coding sequence ATGGACTGGCGAAAGCTCATTCATCCAAACCCGAAAGCTTCCACAAGTCAACCTGCAGCGCCAGAAACTCGATTGTCTGTAGAATTTTTGCTGGGGCTCTTTGCTGCGGGATGGACTCAACAGCAGGTGTTAGAGAAATATCCCGCACTGACTTCGGAAAAGTTGCGCGCTGCTTTGGCTGGTGCGGATTCCCAGTTAGTGTCATCCATCGCTAATCCAGAATTACAAGAAATTATCGCTCAAATTAAAGAATAA
- a CDS encoding L,D-transpeptidase, producing MVNSKFLFNKLIVLSLSAAALSVGIQQQATAEVVANSSNSAIAAQRPTSETQLPNLGTPELPPLGEPFRYIPQEPKPAVNPIEEVHLVLKLRERRVYVYRQNKVQTSFPVAVGKGGWETPTGNFKVIQMIKDPVWQNPWTGELIPAGPDNPLGSRWMGFWTDGKNVIGFHGTPNPESIGAAASHGCVRMFDKDAQALFEKVAVGTPVIVEH from the coding sequence ATGGTGAACAGCAAATTTTTGTTTAACAAGTTAATTGTACTGAGCTTGAGTGCAGCGGCGCTGTCGGTGGGCATCCAGCAGCAGGCCACTGCCGAAGTGGTGGCTAATTCAAGTAATAGTGCGATCGCAGCACAGCGGCCCACATCCGAGACACAATTGCCGAATCTCGGAACCCCAGAACTGCCGCCCTTGGGAGAACCATTTCGTTATATTCCCCAGGAACCAAAGCCTGCCGTAAATCCTATTGAGGAAGTGCATTTAGTGCTGAAATTGCGAGAACGCCGCGTCTATGTTTACCGACAAAATAAGGTGCAAACCAGTTTCCCGGTTGCTGTGGGAAAAGGCGGGTGGGAAACTCCTACAGGCAATTTTAAAGTTATTCAAATGATCAAAGATCCAGTTTGGCAAAATCCTTGGACAGGAGAACTTATTCCTGCTGGGCCAGACAATCCATTAGGGAGTAGGTGGATGGGGTTTTGGACGGATGGCAAGAATGTGATTGGTTTTCACGGTACTCCCAATCCAGAGTCGATCGGGGCGGCGGCTTCTCACGGCTGCGTCAGAATGTTTGATAAAGACGCACAGGCTTTATTTGAGAAAGTCGCAGTTGGCACACCGGTGATTGTCGAGCATTAA
- a CDS encoding DUF4189 domain-containing protein has translation MLQKLFSKWVVVTALTLPLFGSVHVAKAQNTYGATAYSPTSDATGISWDHATEKEALNAAVAACNQQSGGANDCEPLTSNSNNCGAIAVGKGGAGAGWGDDKAAAEAQALAGCSELEGGSCKIQLSACNN, from the coding sequence ATGCTGCAAAAACTTTTTTCTAAGTGGGTTGTAGTCACAGCTTTGACACTTCCTCTTTTTGGCTCAGTCCATGTAGCTAAAGCTCAAAACACCTATGGAGCTACTGCTTATTCTCCGACTTCTGATGCCACTGGTATTAGTTGGGATCATGCTACAGAGAAAGAAGCACTAAACGCAGCAGTAGCCGCTTGCAATCAACAAAGCGGAGGTGCGAACGACTGCGAACCCCTGACATCTAATAGTAATAATTGTGGAGCGATCGCAGTAGGCAAAGGAGGAGCAGGTGCGGGCTGGGGCGACGATAAAGCCGCAGCAGAAGCTCAAGCTCTTGCCGGTTGCAGCGAACTAGAGGGCGGCAGTTGTAAAATCCAGCTTTCAGCTTGCAACAACTAA
- a CDS encoding Uma2 family endonuclease, whose amino-acid sequence MTSILIKDLATELELFTEDPVERFITSGVSWEQYEQLLTQLGDSPWYRVTYLDEVLEIMAPSRRHDRDKTNIGMLLEAYFQETRTRFWGLGSTTFRIQAKKGGTEPDECYCIGTEKEFPDLAIEVVLSSGGLDKLAVYKKLGIREVWFWKNRRFEVYHLRGEEYEKMQQSELLPNLDLSLIARYVQRPDPLEAVLEFRERVRENLGGS is encoded by the coding sequence GTGACTTCAATATTAATCAAAGATTTAGCAACCGAATTAGAGCTTTTCACCGAAGATCCCGTGGAAAGATTTATTACCAGCGGGGTAAGTTGGGAACAGTACGAACAACTACTGACTCAACTCGGAGATAGTCCTTGGTATCGGGTTACTTATTTAGATGAAGTGCTGGAAATTATGGCCCCAAGTCGCCGTCACGATCGAGATAAAACCAATATCGGGATGCTGCTAGAAGCGTATTTTCAAGAAACACGGACTCGGTTTTGGGGGTTGGGTTCAACTACCTTCCGCATTCAAGCAAAAAAGGGCGGTACAGAACCTGATGAGTGCTATTGTATCGGTACTGAAAAAGAATTTCCTGATTTAGCGATCGAGGTTGTACTCAGCAGTGGCGGCCTGGACAAGTTAGCAGTTTACAAAAAGCTCGGAATCAGAGAGGTTTGGTTCTGGAAAAATCGTCGCTTTGAGGTTTATCATCTTCGGGGAGAGGAATATGAAAAAATGCAGCAAAGCGAGTTGTTGCCGAATTTGGATTTATCACTGATTGCACGGTATGTACAACGGCCTGACCCCCTTGAGGCGGTGTTGGAGTTTCGAGAAAGAGTTAGAGAAAATTTAGGGGGAAGTTGA
- a CDS encoding ThiF family adenylyltransferase, which translates to MSIFFHEQLYRSAAVMSQIENFPVTVCGAGALGANITESLARSGFCQLKVIDRDRIEERNLSTQPYYRSDIGAFKAKILANNLYRALGVSIEAHSKELTPANADRLLANSATVIDTFDNSVGRQAVKDYCASVSLPCVHVGLAADYSEIIWNQHYRVPSAANDDVCDYPLARNLVMLTVAVACEVIVTFAATKEQQNLTCTIGDFAVKPLIL; encoded by the coding sequence ATGAGTATATTTTTTCACGAACAACTTTACAGAAGTGCCGCAGTGATGTCGCAGATCGAAAATTTCCCGGTAACGGTTTGCGGCGCGGGTGCTTTGGGTGCGAATATTACAGAAAGTCTGGCGCGATCGGGCTTTTGTCAGTTAAAAGTCATCGATCGCGATCGCATCGAGGAACGCAACCTTTCCACTCAACCCTATTATCGATCGGACATCGGCGCATTCAAAGCCAAAATTCTCGCCAACAACCTCTACCGCGCTTTGGGAGTCAGCATTGAGGCGCACTCAAAAGAATTGACACCCGCAAATGCCGATCGGCTGCTTGCCAACAGCGCCACAGTCATCGATACTTTTGATAACAGTGTCGGGCGGCAAGCAGTCAAGGATTACTGTGCGAGTGTCTCCCTTCCCTGCGTGCACGTCGGATTAGCTGCCGATTACTCCGAAATAATTTGGAACCAACACTATCGGGTTCCTTCAGCGGCGAATGATGACGTTTGCGATTACCCGCTGGCGAGAAACTTGGTAATGCTGACAGTTGCAGTTGCCTGCGAAGTAATTGTTACCTTTGCTGCTACCAAAGAGCAACAAAATTTAACTTGCACGATCGGAGATTTTGCAGTAAAGCCACTTATATTGTAG
- a CDS encoding peptidoglycan-binding domain-containing protein has protein sequence MAGSQTFYYLLAILALLVLTGTSRANYAAGSAVCYTDDCHQPVVRHHKRILKCGSKGHDVKKLQKLLNARGLSRHPIVIDGVFGPTTEDAVKRFQRQADIPVDGVVGGKTWDRLFASL, from the coding sequence ATGGCAGGATCGCAGACTTTTTATTATTTACTAGCAATTCTCGCTCTATTAGTTTTGACGGGGACAAGTAGAGCAAACTATGCAGCGGGTTCCGCAGTTTGCTACACTGATGATTGCCATCAACCAGTAGTCAGACACCATAAAAGGATTTTAAAATGCGGCTCGAAAGGGCACGATGTGAAGAAACTGCAAAAGTTGTTGAACGCGCGGGGCTTGTCCCGACACCCGATCGTAATTGATGGCGTTTTCGGTCCGACAACCGAAGATGCAGTGAAAAGATTTCAGCGACAAGCAGATATTCCTGTAGACGGAGTTGTGGGAGGCAAAACTTGGGACAGACTGTTTGCTAGTTTGTAA
- a CDS encoding peptidoglycan-binding domain-containing protein, with product MSEQVCTGTISLECKPKPPPPPPPPPPPPKPPQSPFLILLAILVLLILTGIGGGAYTSSSSDAICAPHDDCNEPEFRPHKRILKHGSRGADVKKLQKLLNARGLSPHPIVIDGVFGPTTLTAVKKFQRQNHLHVDGVVGGKTWDRLFASS from the coding sequence ATGTCCGAACAAGTTTGTACTGGTACTATTTCACTAGAATGCAAGCCAAAACCGCCCCCTCCTCCGCCTCCGCCTCCGCCTCCGCCTAAGCCTCCGCAGTCGCCTTTTTTGATTTTACTAGCAATTCTAGTTCTCTTGATTTTGACTGGCATCGGTGGCGGAGCATATACTTCTTCATCAAGTGACGCAATTTGCGCGCCGCACGATGATTGCAACGAACCAGAATTCAGACCCCATAAAAGGATTTTAAAACACGGATCGAGAGGGGCAGATGTGAAGAAACTGCAAAAGTTGTTGAACGCGCGGGGCTTGTCCCCACACCCGATCGTAATTGATGGCGTGTTCGGCCCGACAACTCTCACAGCAGTGAAGAAATTTCAGCGGCAAAATCACCTTCATGTAGACGGAGTTGTGGGAGGCAAAACTTGGGACAGACTGTTTGCTAGTTCGTAA